The Seriola aureovittata isolate HTS-2021-v1 ecotype China chromosome 2, ASM2101889v1, whole genome shotgun sequence genome has a segment encoding these proteins:
- the LOC130175949 gene encoding inter-alpha-trypsin inhibitor heavy chain H3-like isoform X2 codes for MERAVVQITLFGLLLALVTTLPNKDDWDIYSFHINSTVTARYSTTVITSRVVNRMEESKEIEFLVRIPKNAFISKFRMFIEGQVYDGIVKAKEQAQQQYTEAVSRGQSAGLVSSVGRTLEEFKTSVTVAAHKKVTFELTYEELLKRRLGKYELQIHARPMQPVKDFKVDVYIHDKAGISFIEVKGGLSTKALANAITKTHIGKQAWVHFYPTEDQQKTCDSCGKQGMNGDLVIVYDVNRDSSLGHIKKSDGYFVHHFAPSSLPRIPKNVVFVIDQSGSMHGRKIQQTRIALIHILNDLSEDDYFGLITFDGSVSHWRRELVQASNKNLNSAKKFAQGITDRGATDINEAVLEGARMLNAHPREGSASILILLTDGDPTSGVTILETIQSNVRKAIADKFPLYCLGFGFDVNFDFLKTMSLQNNGVARRIYEDSDADLQLKGFYKEVATPLLTDVTMIYMGGTNLTQTNFSQYYNGSEIVVAGQITDNDIETFTPQVLAISGTRKVTFSESNVTVESTETVSDGLIQRVWAYLTVKQLLEKELQLSEPEKEQVRKEAMELSLKYGFVTPLTSMVVTKPPGENTDVLHKPKEGEPPQRERILGHGQAAPGMFPMGAASGMGAASGMKDQNLRIAYESGYPAGNYHLVGFQDASAFDVEDYSYILPTIVAPAAATDSIRLGPPLFSVPTDVPLSHRFLLKPENQSLPLCFDVTGNIRLKLLHYPNRELSVNGELDSVANGGFKKIVIHLQADQYVEVYTNEVTIQDGQTLTRHTGEDLITVGSVTVIKRNKEVDVAAGDVRIVILVHEKDGEKFLWPVLRQKPSDNNTEGILVLKPAVYEEVQQTPLSKLKIKDQEIDVTRSSAVDYSFVSPTTLDCWLMSAESALQRALDDFIVAQL; via the exons ATGGAGAGAGCTGTGGTGCAAATCACCCTCTTTGGGCTGCTGCTGGCTTTGGTTACCACACTGCCAAACAAG GATGACTGGGACATCTACAGCTTTCACATCAACTCCACAGTGACCGCTCGTTATTCTACTACTGTCATCACAAGCCGTGTGGTCAATCGTATGGAAGAGTCAAAGGAAATCGAATTCCTTGTCCGGATTCCCAAGAACGCCTTCATTAGTAAATTCAGAAT GTTTATAGAAGGACAGGTGTATGATGGCATTGTGAAAGCTAAGGAGCAAGCTCAGCAGCAGTACACCGAGGCTGTGTCCCGTGGCCAAAGTGCTGGGCTTGTCAG TTCTGTGGGGAGGACCCTGGAGGAATTTAAGACCTCCGTGACTGTCGCTGCTCACAAGAAGGTGACTTTTGAACTCACATATGAGGAACTACTGAAACGCAGGCTTGGCAAATACGAGCTGCAAATCCACGCTCGCCCCATGCAACCAGTCAAAGACTTCAAG GTTGATGTGTACATTCACGACAAAGCTGGCATCAGTTTCATTGAGGTTAAAGGAGGACTAAGCACCAAAGCTCTGGCTAATGCCATCACCAAAACACATATAGGCAAACAG gcGTGGGTGCATTTCTACCCCACAGAGGACCAACAGAAAACGTGCGACAGCTGTGGAAAGCAGGGTATGAATGGAGATCTGGTTATTGTTTATGATGTCAACAGGGATTCCTCACTCGGACACATCAAG AAATCAGATGGCTACTTTGTTCATCACTTTGCTCCATCTAGTCTTCCCCGCATACCAAAGAATGTTGTCTTTGTTATTGATCAAAGTGGCTCCAtgcatggcagaaaaatacaaCAG accAGAATAGCATTGATCCATATCTTGAATGACCTGTCAGAGGATGACTACTTTGGTCTCATCACTTTTGATGGCTCAGTTTCTCACTGGAGACGAGAACTTGTTCAGGCCAGCAACAAAAACCTGAATAGTGCCAAGAAATTTGCTCAGGGTATTACAGATAGAGGAG CCACAGACATTAACGAAGCAGTGTTGGAAGGAGCGAGGATGCTGAATGCGCATCCCAGAGAAGGCTCAGCGTCGATCCTTATACTTCTCACTGATGGAGACCCAACCTCAG GGGTGACCATTCTTGAAACAATACAGTCAAATGTCAGAAAGGCAATTGCAGATAAATTCCCGCTCTACTGTCTTGGTTTTGGCTTTGATGTCAATTTTGACTTCCTGAAGACAATGTCACTGCAGAACAACGGTGTGGCACGACGGATTTATGAGGACTCtgatgctgatttacagctgaaG GGTTTCTATAAAGAGGTGGCCACTCCTCTGTTGACGGACGTGACAATGATCTATATGGGTGGGACCAATCTAACCCAGACTAATTTCAGCCAGTATTACAACGGCTCTGAGATCGTGGTGGCCGGTCAGATCACTGACAATGATATCGAAACCTTCACCCCACAAGTTCTGGCCATTTCA GGGACTAGAAAGGTGACGTTTTCTGAGTCAAACGTCACTGTGGAGTCCACTGAAACAGTATCTGACGGCCTCATCCAGAGGGTTTGGGCCTACCTCACAGTGAAACAGCTTCTGGAGAAAGA GCTGCAGTTATCTGAACCTGAGAAGGAGCAGGTGAGGAAAGAGGCCATGGAGCTGTCGCTGAAGTACGGCTTTGTGACCCCGCTCACATCCATGGTGGTCACCAAGCCTCCGGGGGAGAACACAGACGTGCTTCATAAACCCAAGGAAGGGGAACCGCCACAAAGGGAACGTATTCTAGGGCATGGTCAAGCCGCTCCAGGAATGTTTCCGATGGGGGCAGCTTCAGGGATGGGGGCAGCTTCAGGGATGA aggACCAAAATCTGAGAATTGCTTATGAATCTGGCTACCCTGCAG GAAATTATCATCTAGTGGGCTTTCAAGACGCTTCGGCTTTTGATGTAGAGGATTATTCATATATATTGCCCACCATTGTGGCACCGGCAGCAGCCACTG ATTCGATTCGTCTGGGTCCTCCTTTATTCTCTGTGCCTACAGATG TTCCTCTATCCCACAGGTTTTTGCTAAAACCTGAGAATCAGTCTCTTCCACTATGCTTTGATGTCACTGGAAATATCCGCCTAAAGCTACTTCACTATCCCAACAGGG AGCTGTCTGTGAACGGTGAGCTTGACTCAGTAGCAAATGGAGGCTTCAAAAAAATCGTCATCCACTTACAAGCTGACCAGTATGTTGAGGTTTACACCAATGAAGTGACTATACAAGATGGGCAGACACTGACGCGCCACACTGGAGAGGATCTCATCACGGTTGGAAG TGTGACAGTGATTAAGAGGAACAAGGAAGTAGATGTGGCAGCCGGAGATGTCCGCATTGTTATCTTAGTTCATGAGAAGGACGGTGAAAAATTCCTGTGGCCGGTTTTAAGACAGAAGCCATCTGACAACAACACTGAAGGAATTttag TTCTAAAGCCAGCAGTTTATGAGGAGGTGCAGCAAACTCCCTTATCAAAACTCAAGATCAAAGACCAGGAGATTGACGTCACCAG ATCCAGCGCTGTTGACTACAGTTTTGTCTCTCCCACAACACTGGACTGCTGGCTCATGTCTGCTGAGTCTGCCCTGCAGAGAGCCCTGGATGATTTCATCGTTGCACAGCTTTAA
- the LOC130180313 gene encoding protein disulfide isomerase Creld1, which yields MGVRMLHGNLLQAAWLCCLLAVQVHSCPGTCSKCSGPESDQCEECRAGWTLHNNTCVDIDECGTELGNCPSSSYCFNTEGSFECRACDSACVGCMGSGPARCRKCASGYRLTGSKCMDVDECSDRVLACQGLDEICTNTDGSFRCDCAKGFSRKDSVCVKKQLPSSEEKGLFEDIQDDEVEVLQQMFFGVVICALATLAAKGDLVYMSVFMGAVAAMAGYWLSDRADRLLQGFLKGR from the exons ATGGGAGTAAGGATGCTTCATGGGAACCTGCTGCAGGCTGCTTGGCTGTGTTGTCTGTTGGCGGTTCAGGTGCACAGCTGTCCTGGTACCTGCAGTAAGTGTTCAGGCCCAGAGAGTGACCAGTGTGAGGAATGCAGAGCAGGGTGGACACTCCATAATAACACCTGTGTAG acATTGATGAGTGTGGCACTGAGCTGGGAAACTGTCCTTCCAGCAGCTACTGCTTCAATACTGAGGGGTCCTTCGAGTGCAGAG CCTGTGACTCGGCCTGTGTGGGCTGTATGGGTAGCGGCCCAGCACGCTGCAGGAAATGTGCCTCTGGGTACAGACTGACAGGGTCCAAGTGTATGG ACGTAGATGAATGTAGTGACAGGGTCCTCGCCTGCCAAGGCCTGGATGAGATTTGCACCAACACAGACGGCTCTTTCCGCTGTGACTGTGCTAAAGGATTCAGCCGCAaggacagtgtttgtgtgaagaaGCAGCTGCCCA GTTCTGAGGAGAAAGGTCTGTTTGAGGATATCCAAGATGATGAGGTGGAGGTGCTGCAGCAGATGTTCTTTGGGGTGGTGATTTGTGCTCTGGCCACACTGGCTGCTAAGGGAGATTTGGTCTACATGTCTGTATTCATGGGAGCAGTGGCAGCCATGGCCGGGTACTGGCTCTCTGACAGGGCAGACCGTTTGTTACAGGGCTTCTTAAAGGGACGTTAA
- the LOC130175949 gene encoding inter-alpha-trypsin inhibitor heavy chain H3-like isoform X1: protein MERAVVQITLFGLLLALVTTLPNKDDWDIYSFHINSTVTARYSTTVITSRVVNRMEESKEIEFLVRIPKNAFISKFRMFIEGQVYDGIVKAKEQAQQQYTEAVSRGQSAGLVSSVGRTLEEFKTSVTVAAHKKVTFELTYEELLKRRLGKYELQIHARPMQPVKDFKVDVYIHDKAGISFIEVKGGLSTKALANAITKTHIGKQAWVHFYPTEDQQKTCDSCGKQGMNGDLVIVYDVNRDSSLGHIKKSDGYFVHHFAPSSLPRIPKNVVFVIDQSGSMHGRKIQQTRIALIHILNDLSEDDYFGLITFDGSVSHWRRELVQASNKNLNSAKKFAQGITDRGATDINEAVLEGARMLNAHPREGSASILILLTDGDPTSGVTILETIQSNVRKAIADKFPLYCLGFGFDVNFDFLKTMSLQNNGVARRIYEDSDADLQLKGFYKEVATPLLTDVTMIYMGGTNLTQTNFSQYYNGSEIVVAGQITDNDIETFTPQVLAISGTRKVTFSESNVTVESTETVSDGLIQRVWAYLTVKQLLEKELQLSEPEKEQVRKEAMELSLKYGFVTPLTSMVVTKPPGENTDVLHKPKEGEPPQRERILGHGQAAPGMFPMGAASGMGAASGMKDQNLRIAYESGYPAVFSQRRSGRPLYGLTAHSSTKQLAGNYHLVGFQDASAFDVEDYSYILPTIVAPAAATDSIRLGPPLFSVPTDVPLSHRFLLKPENQSLPLCFDVTGNIRLKLLHYPNRELSVNGELDSVANGGFKKIVIHLQADQYVEVYTNEVTIQDGQTLTRHTGEDLITVGSVTVIKRNKEVDVAAGDVRIVILVHEKDGEKFLWPVLRQKPSDNNTEGILVLKPAVYEEVQQTPLSKLKIKDQEIDVTRSSAVDYSFVSPTTLDCWLMSAESALQRALDDFIVAQL from the exons ATGGAGAGAGCTGTGGTGCAAATCACCCTCTTTGGGCTGCTGCTGGCTTTGGTTACCACACTGCCAAACAAG GATGACTGGGACATCTACAGCTTTCACATCAACTCCACAGTGACCGCTCGTTATTCTACTACTGTCATCACAAGCCGTGTGGTCAATCGTATGGAAGAGTCAAAGGAAATCGAATTCCTTGTCCGGATTCCCAAGAACGCCTTCATTAGTAAATTCAGAAT GTTTATAGAAGGACAGGTGTATGATGGCATTGTGAAAGCTAAGGAGCAAGCTCAGCAGCAGTACACCGAGGCTGTGTCCCGTGGCCAAAGTGCTGGGCTTGTCAG TTCTGTGGGGAGGACCCTGGAGGAATTTAAGACCTCCGTGACTGTCGCTGCTCACAAGAAGGTGACTTTTGAACTCACATATGAGGAACTACTGAAACGCAGGCTTGGCAAATACGAGCTGCAAATCCACGCTCGCCCCATGCAACCAGTCAAAGACTTCAAG GTTGATGTGTACATTCACGACAAAGCTGGCATCAGTTTCATTGAGGTTAAAGGAGGACTAAGCACCAAAGCTCTGGCTAATGCCATCACCAAAACACATATAGGCAAACAG gcGTGGGTGCATTTCTACCCCACAGAGGACCAACAGAAAACGTGCGACAGCTGTGGAAAGCAGGGTATGAATGGAGATCTGGTTATTGTTTATGATGTCAACAGGGATTCCTCACTCGGACACATCAAG AAATCAGATGGCTACTTTGTTCATCACTTTGCTCCATCTAGTCTTCCCCGCATACCAAAGAATGTTGTCTTTGTTATTGATCAAAGTGGCTCCAtgcatggcagaaaaatacaaCAG accAGAATAGCATTGATCCATATCTTGAATGACCTGTCAGAGGATGACTACTTTGGTCTCATCACTTTTGATGGCTCAGTTTCTCACTGGAGACGAGAACTTGTTCAGGCCAGCAACAAAAACCTGAATAGTGCCAAGAAATTTGCTCAGGGTATTACAGATAGAGGAG CCACAGACATTAACGAAGCAGTGTTGGAAGGAGCGAGGATGCTGAATGCGCATCCCAGAGAAGGCTCAGCGTCGATCCTTATACTTCTCACTGATGGAGACCCAACCTCAG GGGTGACCATTCTTGAAACAATACAGTCAAATGTCAGAAAGGCAATTGCAGATAAATTCCCGCTCTACTGTCTTGGTTTTGGCTTTGATGTCAATTTTGACTTCCTGAAGACAATGTCACTGCAGAACAACGGTGTGGCACGACGGATTTATGAGGACTCtgatgctgatttacagctgaaG GGTTTCTATAAAGAGGTGGCCACTCCTCTGTTGACGGACGTGACAATGATCTATATGGGTGGGACCAATCTAACCCAGACTAATTTCAGCCAGTATTACAACGGCTCTGAGATCGTGGTGGCCGGTCAGATCACTGACAATGATATCGAAACCTTCACCCCACAAGTTCTGGCCATTTCA GGGACTAGAAAGGTGACGTTTTCTGAGTCAAACGTCACTGTGGAGTCCACTGAAACAGTATCTGACGGCCTCATCCAGAGGGTTTGGGCCTACCTCACAGTGAAACAGCTTCTGGAGAAAGA GCTGCAGTTATCTGAACCTGAGAAGGAGCAGGTGAGGAAAGAGGCCATGGAGCTGTCGCTGAAGTACGGCTTTGTGACCCCGCTCACATCCATGGTGGTCACCAAGCCTCCGGGGGAGAACACAGACGTGCTTCATAAACCCAAGGAAGGGGAACCGCCACAAAGGGAACGTATTCTAGGGCATGGTCAAGCCGCTCCAGGAATGTTTCCGATGGGGGCAGCTTCAGGGATGGGGGCAGCTTCAGGGATGA aggACCAAAATCTGAGAATTGCTTATGAATCTGGCTACCCTGCAG ttttcaGTCAAAGGAGAAGCGGGCGCCCTCTTTATGGCCTCACTGCACACAGCAGTACAAAACAACTTGCAG GAAATTATCATCTAGTGGGCTTTCAAGACGCTTCGGCTTTTGATGTAGAGGATTATTCATATATATTGCCCACCATTGTGGCACCGGCAGCAGCCACTG ATTCGATTCGTCTGGGTCCTCCTTTATTCTCTGTGCCTACAGATG TTCCTCTATCCCACAGGTTTTTGCTAAAACCTGAGAATCAGTCTCTTCCACTATGCTTTGATGTCACTGGAAATATCCGCCTAAAGCTACTTCACTATCCCAACAGGG AGCTGTCTGTGAACGGTGAGCTTGACTCAGTAGCAAATGGAGGCTTCAAAAAAATCGTCATCCACTTACAAGCTGACCAGTATGTTGAGGTTTACACCAATGAAGTGACTATACAAGATGGGCAGACACTGACGCGCCACACTGGAGAGGATCTCATCACGGTTGGAAG TGTGACAGTGATTAAGAGGAACAAGGAAGTAGATGTGGCAGCCGGAGATGTCCGCATTGTTATCTTAGTTCATGAGAAGGACGGTGAAAAATTCCTGTGGCCGGTTTTAAGACAGAAGCCATCTGACAACAACACTGAAGGAATTttag TTCTAAAGCCAGCAGTTTATGAGGAGGTGCAGCAAACTCCCTTATCAAAACTCAAGATCAAAGACCAGGAGATTGACGTCACCAG ATCCAGCGCTGTTGACTACAGTTTTGTCTCTCCCACAACACTGGACTGCTGGCTCATGTCTGCTGAGTCTGCCCTGCAGAGAGCCCTGGATGATTTCATCGTTGCACAGCTTTAA
- the il17rc gene encoding interleukin-17 receptor C, which translates to MYLPGWFIWWVSLTIPMSACGLEVSGHDSDEVICSQGLSECTMKDEIPFLLENDAVDVLNLTAYFKLCSKSSESCTLCLVIDMELHIHPDNDTEDEDHSGLDGEDYSEVMRDPKASVTVCYNTPSTIPTCKKVEFTVNHAALTQQNQAKVSMVITEPPGVSFSTKVFVYPHELLHLKQEVIAPSLHEVCSQKLKKCVNQCRVPKINITIHEDMKYVELLFDGNNNSVPSVCVQYEQNGTCQSWNKKKIPLYSVTHCMCLQAWYNQNYVRAQSCPFRNTDRSHRNVWENVSVSVSHGHSNHYGSMLLWNISAPCRLEGEVWPCHKENSCKEMKGLRKQLANGSWRQNSKGLWEKTGAFEDINLQLSPCVMVKVKGMGRELGPFCFTNTDRWRWSLLVVGVVLLVFLAVLLFYLHHDFVKKWVWSWHHGGFVKISRKGHVVLLSPPDLDDGLSDSVCRLGSLLCNKGFNVSVDQWSRKEQCTLGPLLWLHSKLLELDSRGNRVVVVLNRKAIERTEEWMHQYEEVIKTKGEDKGLPQMCSPYSDLFTASLCIIHADKQLGRAGERFLLVKFDSHPSSDRNLPELLQGLPLFQLPFQTQALLTELTVGHTGTSGGKTWTRWKWGGSYGWSSKTKEGQNQQRASLYNLGVEKNLETKPLKHP; encoded by the exons ATGTATCTACCTGGATGGTTCATTTGGTGGGTTTCACTGACCATACCCATGTCAGCCTGTGGTTTGGAGGTTTCTGGACATGACAGCGATGAAGTCATTTGCTCACAG GGTCTCTCTGAATGCACCATGAAGGATGAGATACCCTTTCTGCTGGAGAATGATGCTGTGGATGTTCTAAACCTAACGGCGTATTTCAAGCTCTGCTCAAAGAGCAGCGAGTCTTGTACATTATGTCTGGTGATAGACATGGAGCTCCACATCCATCCCGATAACGACACGGAGGATGAAGACCACTCTGGGCTTGATGGGGAGGATTACAGTGAGGTGATGAGAGATCCAAAAG CCTCTGTGACAGTGTGTTACAACACACCGTCTACCATACCCACATGCAAGAAGGTGGAGTTCACGGTTAATCACGCAGCTCTTACGCAACAAAACCAGGCAAAG GTGTCCATGGTGATTACTGAGCCACCTGGGGTTTCCTTCAGCACTAAAGTGTTTGTTTATCCTCATGAATTGCTACATCTAAAACAAGAAGTTATCGCTCCTTCTCTACATGAAG TGTGTTCCCAGAAGCTGAAGAAATGTGTGAATCAGTGTCGtg tGCCTAAAATCAATATTACAATTCACGAAGACATGAAATACGTGGAGCTGCTGTTCGATGGCAACAATAACAGCGTCCCCTCTGTGTGCGTCCAGTATGAGCAGAACGGGACATGTCAG AGTTGGAACAAGAAGAAAATCCCACTCTATTCTGTGACCCACTGCATGTGTCTCCAG GCATGGTATAATCAGAACTACGTGCGCGCTCAAAGCTGCCCCTTCAGAAACACGG ATCGATCCCACAGGAACGTGTGGGAGAACGTGTCAGTGTCTGTAAGCCATGGTCACTCCAACCACTATGGCTCGATGCTGCTGTGGAACATATCTGCCCCCTGCAGGCTGGAGGGTGAGGTGTGGCCCTGTCACAAAGAGAACAGCTGCAAAGAGATGAAGGGCCTCAGAAAACAGCTGGCAAATGGCAGTTGGAGACAAAACAGCAAAGGACTCTGG GAGAAAACAGGGGCGTTTGAAGACATAAACCTTCAGCTCTCACCATGTGTTATG gTGAAAGTAAAAGGAATGGGACGTGAGTTGGGTCCGTTCTGCTTTACTAACA CTGACAGGTGGCGCTGGAGTCTCCTGGTTGTCGGTGTtgtgctgctggttttcttGGCTGTgctcttattttatttacatcacGATTTTGTCAAGA AATGGGTGTGGAGCTGGCATCATGGCGGATTTGTGAaga TCAGCAGAAAGGGTCACGTGGTGCTGCTGAGCCCCCCAGATTTGGATGATGGTCTTTCAGATTCAGTTTGTCGACTCGGCTCTCTGCTCTGCAACAAAGGCTTCAATGTATCTGTGGACCAGTGGAGCAGGAAGGAGCAGTGCACTCTGGGGCCTCTGCTGTGGCTGCACTCAAAGCTACTGGAGCTGGACAGCCGGGGGAACCgagttgtggttgttttgaacCGCAAAGCCATAGAGAGAACGGAGGAATGGATGCATCAGTACGAGGAGGTTATCAAGACAAAGGGGGAAGACAAGGGTCTCCCTCAGATGTGTTCCCCTTACTCTGACCTGTTCACAGCCTCCCTGTGCATCATTCATGCGGACAAGCAGCTGGGCAGGGCTGGAGAACGTTTTCTTCTGGTAAAATTTGACTCTCATCCGAGCAGTGACAGGAATCTACCAGAGCTTCTTCAGGGGCTGCCTCTGTTCCAGCTTCCCTTTCAGACTCAGGCACTCCTAACTGAGCTAACTGTGGGACACACTGGGACATCAGGTGGAAAGACATGGACACGGTGGAAATGGGGCGGCTCATATGGATGGAGTTCAAAGACTAAAGAGGGACAAAACCAGCAGAGGGCATCACTATATAACCTTGGAGTTGAGAAAAACTTGGAGACAAAACCCTTAAAGCATCCATGA
- the LOC130175949 gene encoding inter-alpha-trypsin inhibitor heavy chain H3-like isoform X3: MERAVVQITLFGLLLALVTTLPNKDDWDIYSFHINSTVTARYSTTVITSRVVNRMEESKEIEFLVRIPKNAFISKFRMFIEGQVYDGIVKAKEQAQQQYTEAVSRGQSAGLVSSVGRTLEEFKTSVTVAAHKKVTFELTYEELLKRRLGKYELQIHARPMQPVKDFKVDVYIHDKAGISFIEVKGGLSTKALANAITKTHIGKQAWVHFYPTEDQQKTCDSCGKQGMNGDLVIVYDVNRDSSLGHIKKSDGYFVHHFAPSSLPRIPKNVVFVIDQSGSMHGRKIQQTRIALIHILNDLSEDDYFGLITFDGSVSHWRRELVQASNKNLNSAKKFAQGITDRGATDINEAVLEGARMLNAHPREGSASILILLTDGDPTSGVTILETIQSNVRKAIADKFPLYCLGFGFDVNFDFLKTMSLQNNGVARRIYEDSDADLQLKGFYKEVATPLLTDVTMIYMGGTNLTQTNFSQYYNGSEIVVAGQITDNDIETFTPQVLAISGTRKVTFSESNVTVESTETVSDGLIQRVWAYLTVKQLLEKELQLSEPEKEQVRKEAMELSLKYGFVTPLTSMVVTKPPGENTDVLHKPKEGEPPQRERILGHGQAAPGMFPMGAASGMGAASGMKDQNLRIAYESGYPAVFSQRRSGRPLYGLTAHSSTKQLADSIRLGPPLFSVPTDVPLSHRFLLKPENQSLPLCFDVTGNIRLKLLHYPNRELSVNGELDSVANGGFKKIVIHLQADQYVEVYTNEVTIQDGQTLTRHTGEDLITVGSVTVIKRNKEVDVAAGDVRIVILVHEKDGEKFLWPVLRQKPSDNNTEGILVLKPAVYEEVQQTPLSKLKIKDQEIDVTRSSAVDYSFVSPTTLDCWLMSAESALQRALDDFIVAQL, from the exons ATGGAGAGAGCTGTGGTGCAAATCACCCTCTTTGGGCTGCTGCTGGCTTTGGTTACCACACTGCCAAACAAG GATGACTGGGACATCTACAGCTTTCACATCAACTCCACAGTGACCGCTCGTTATTCTACTACTGTCATCACAAGCCGTGTGGTCAATCGTATGGAAGAGTCAAAGGAAATCGAATTCCTTGTCCGGATTCCCAAGAACGCCTTCATTAGTAAATTCAGAAT GTTTATAGAAGGACAGGTGTATGATGGCATTGTGAAAGCTAAGGAGCAAGCTCAGCAGCAGTACACCGAGGCTGTGTCCCGTGGCCAAAGTGCTGGGCTTGTCAG TTCTGTGGGGAGGACCCTGGAGGAATTTAAGACCTCCGTGACTGTCGCTGCTCACAAGAAGGTGACTTTTGAACTCACATATGAGGAACTACTGAAACGCAGGCTTGGCAAATACGAGCTGCAAATCCACGCTCGCCCCATGCAACCAGTCAAAGACTTCAAG GTTGATGTGTACATTCACGACAAAGCTGGCATCAGTTTCATTGAGGTTAAAGGAGGACTAAGCACCAAAGCTCTGGCTAATGCCATCACCAAAACACATATAGGCAAACAG gcGTGGGTGCATTTCTACCCCACAGAGGACCAACAGAAAACGTGCGACAGCTGTGGAAAGCAGGGTATGAATGGAGATCTGGTTATTGTTTATGATGTCAACAGGGATTCCTCACTCGGACACATCAAG AAATCAGATGGCTACTTTGTTCATCACTTTGCTCCATCTAGTCTTCCCCGCATACCAAAGAATGTTGTCTTTGTTATTGATCAAAGTGGCTCCAtgcatggcagaaaaatacaaCAG accAGAATAGCATTGATCCATATCTTGAATGACCTGTCAGAGGATGACTACTTTGGTCTCATCACTTTTGATGGCTCAGTTTCTCACTGGAGACGAGAACTTGTTCAGGCCAGCAACAAAAACCTGAATAGTGCCAAGAAATTTGCTCAGGGTATTACAGATAGAGGAG CCACAGACATTAACGAAGCAGTGTTGGAAGGAGCGAGGATGCTGAATGCGCATCCCAGAGAAGGCTCAGCGTCGATCCTTATACTTCTCACTGATGGAGACCCAACCTCAG GGGTGACCATTCTTGAAACAATACAGTCAAATGTCAGAAAGGCAATTGCAGATAAATTCCCGCTCTACTGTCTTGGTTTTGGCTTTGATGTCAATTTTGACTTCCTGAAGACAATGTCACTGCAGAACAACGGTGTGGCACGACGGATTTATGAGGACTCtgatgctgatttacagctgaaG GGTTTCTATAAAGAGGTGGCCACTCCTCTGTTGACGGACGTGACAATGATCTATATGGGTGGGACCAATCTAACCCAGACTAATTTCAGCCAGTATTACAACGGCTCTGAGATCGTGGTGGCCGGTCAGATCACTGACAATGATATCGAAACCTTCACCCCACAAGTTCTGGCCATTTCA GGGACTAGAAAGGTGACGTTTTCTGAGTCAAACGTCACTGTGGAGTCCACTGAAACAGTATCTGACGGCCTCATCCAGAGGGTTTGGGCCTACCTCACAGTGAAACAGCTTCTGGAGAAAGA GCTGCAGTTATCTGAACCTGAGAAGGAGCAGGTGAGGAAAGAGGCCATGGAGCTGTCGCTGAAGTACGGCTTTGTGACCCCGCTCACATCCATGGTGGTCACCAAGCCTCCGGGGGAGAACACAGACGTGCTTCATAAACCCAAGGAAGGGGAACCGCCACAAAGGGAACGTATTCTAGGGCATGGTCAAGCCGCTCCAGGAATGTTTCCGATGGGGGCAGCTTCAGGGATGGGGGCAGCTTCAGGGATGA aggACCAAAATCTGAGAATTGCTTATGAATCTGGCTACCCTGCAG ttttcaGTCAAAGGAGAAGCGGGCGCCCTCTTTATGGCCTCACTGCACACAGCAGTACAAAACAACTTGCAG ATTCGATTCGTCTGGGTCCTCCTTTATTCTCTGTGCCTACAGATG TTCCTCTATCCCACAGGTTTTTGCTAAAACCTGAGAATCAGTCTCTTCCACTATGCTTTGATGTCACTGGAAATATCCGCCTAAAGCTACTTCACTATCCCAACAGGG AGCTGTCTGTGAACGGTGAGCTTGACTCAGTAGCAAATGGAGGCTTCAAAAAAATCGTCATCCACTTACAAGCTGACCAGTATGTTGAGGTTTACACCAATGAAGTGACTATACAAGATGGGCAGACACTGACGCGCCACACTGGAGAGGATCTCATCACGGTTGGAAG TGTGACAGTGATTAAGAGGAACAAGGAAGTAGATGTGGCAGCCGGAGATGTCCGCATTGTTATCTTAGTTCATGAGAAGGACGGTGAAAAATTCCTGTGGCCGGTTTTAAGACAGAAGCCATCTGACAACAACACTGAAGGAATTttag TTCTAAAGCCAGCAGTTTATGAGGAGGTGCAGCAAACTCCCTTATCAAAACTCAAGATCAAAGACCAGGAGATTGACGTCACCAG ATCCAGCGCTGTTGACTACAGTTTTGTCTCTCCCACAACACTGGACTGCTGGCTCATGTCTGCTGAGTCTGCCCTGCAGAGAGCCCTGGATGATTTCATCGTTGCACAGCTTTAA